The Candidatus Neomarinimicrobiota bacterium genome has a window encoding:
- a CDS encoding TetR family transcriptional regulator codes for MAKQVNKEKKKEKIILAALKVFAEKGFYKTTIADISKEAGI; via the coding sequence ATGGCAAAACAAGTAAATAAAGAAAAGAAAAAAGAAAAGATAATATTAGCAGCCCTTAAAGTATTCGCGGAGAAGGGTTTCTATAAAACTACAATAGCAGATATATCAAAAGAAGCTGGCATTG